The segment GATAACGACCAAAAGTTATTAGTTAAACTAATAGCTATGATACTTTCGACACAAACTTGGGAATATTTAGAAAAGACGGCCAAAACGGGGAATTGTCTCTTGGAATACCTTAAGGGGATAACTCCCTGCACAATCATAATTCAATGATCGGCCAACAGATTGGGATAATCACCCTGATCAATTCTCCGCGCTTGCACTTTCATATTGCTAGAATCTAAACAATAACGACTATGACCAACATTGTCTCTATTCATTCCTACCGTGGTGGAACGGGAAAATCGAATACAACCGCCAACATTGCTACAACCATGGCTATGTTAGGCAAGCGAGTGGCGATGGTCGATACAGACATCCAATCTCCGGGTATTCATGTCCTATTTGAGCTCGATGAAAGCAAAATCAAGAAAACTCTCAATGACTATTTGTGGCATGAAGGTTGTAAAGCACAAGAGATTTCCTATGATGTCAGCTATATCCTTGAGGATGTTCCCGACGAGATGAAAACTCCAGGGGGTGAAATTTTCCTGATTCCCTCAAGTATGAAAAGTGAAGACATCGCCACCATTCTCAGTGAAGGTTACGATGTAGAACGACTACAAGAAGGATTCTATGAAATTAGCGAATCCCTAGAACTGGATTATCTCTTTGTAGACACCCACCCAGGGATGAACGAAGAAACCCTACTTTCTATTGGACTCTCAGAAACCCTAGTGATCATCCTGCGACCTGACCAACAGGATTATCTCGGAACCGCCGTTATGGTAGAAGTGGCCAAAGAATTGGAAGTCCCTCAGATGTTGCTAGTGATCAACAAAGCCTTACCCGACTTTGATTTTGGGGTTCTCAAAGATAAGGTAACAGAAACCTATAATATTCCCGTAGCGGGTGTTATGCCCCTCTCAACCGATATGCTACGCCTAGGAAGTCAAGGATTGTTTTGCTTAAAATTCCCCGATCATACCCTAAGTAAAGAATTCCGCAACATCGTTAGCCACATCAACTAAAGCTAAGAGGAACAGTCCATGACAAAATTTTACGAAAATCAGGAATCTGAGTCCTCTGGATTAAGCTTTAGCGATCTTCAACAACTAGGCGAAGAGGAAAAGAGTTTAATCAATTGGCTAAGACGGTCGGGGAAAAAGAGTTTACCCGAAATTGCCGAAAAACTGTCCAAAGATGAAAACTCTGCCCTAGCCTTGATTACCCCCTTAGTTGACCAAGGCTTTATTAAAGAAGTCCCTGGAAATCCCGATGGCTATCAAGTCAAGCAACCCCAAAGACGCAAACAAACAGCGATTGGGTTAATTGGCAAGAAAAAGTCAAAACCGCCCGAAGACTCTGCAACAGACGATGCAGCAGAAGACCAATAATTGATGATTTCTCATTTATGAGCTCATAGGTTCTAACTCCCATGTTGGCTAAAATTCCCGAAAAGCAGATGCACATCGTCCGGTCTATCCTAGCCGGGGGTTGGCTGCTCCTAATCTGTTCCCTATTCTACGATCCCATTTCCCCTTGGTTAACCTACCCCGATAGCACTTGGAGTCCTTTTCGGTTAAACCCCAACGCTTGTATCCAAGTCCAAGGCCAATGTCTTCCCCAAGAACCCTATCCCATGGGGGCTTCCCTCTTTTGGGGGTTAATTGTTCCTACAGGGGTCTTTGTCCTGTTAGTCTTTGGCCATGAATTTTGGCGGCGCATCTGTCCCTTGAGTTTTTTCTCCCAACTCGCCCGCCGCTTGGGGAAACAACGACAACGTAAACGGGTCAATGCCGAAACAGGTCAGGTTCGCTATGAGTTAGTCAAAATCAAACATGATTCCTGGTTAGGCCAGAACTACATTAAAGTCCAAATGGGCTTATTGTACGTTGGAGTCTGTGGCCGTATCCTTTTCTACGACTCGATGCGACCGGTTTTAGGAAGTTTTTTGCTGTTTAGCATTGGTGCAGCTATTCTAGTGGGCTACCTCTACGGGGGAAAATCTTGGTGTCAGTATTTCTGTCCTATGGCTCCGGTGCAGGAATTTTATAGCGAACCGAGAGGGTTACTCAACAGTATCGCCCATGAAGGTCAAAGTGGTGTCATTACTCAATCGATGTGCCGTCAAATCAACGAAGATGGCACAGAATCGAGTGCTTGCGTGGCCTGCCATAGTCCCTGTGTCGATATTGATGCCGAAAGAGCCTATTGGGATCGCATGAAACGCCCCGATTATAAATTGCTCTACTATAGCTATGCGGGGTTAGTGGTGGGCTTTTTCTCCTACTATTACCTCTATTCGGGCAATTGGAATTACCTCCTATCAGGAGCCTGGACTCGTCACGAAAATCAATTAAATCTCCTGTTTACCCCAGGATTTTATTTTTTTGGAACTCCTATCCCTATTCCTCGGTTAGTGGCTGCTCCCCTAACCATTGCCGTCTCTATGGCGGTTGCTTATTATATCGGACGCTATCTCGAAAAATTCTACATCACCTATCAACGGCGACGGAGTCCGAATATAGCCCCCCTACAGCTACAACACGAAATTTTCACCCTGACGACCTTTTGGGTGTTCAATTTCTTCTTTATCTTCGCTGGACGCTCCTATATTTCTAAGTTACCCATCCAGCTACAATACCTCTTCAATATAACCGTGGTGGTGGTCAGTACCCTCTGGTTATATCGGACTTGGGGACGAACTAATGATCGCTATTCCCGTGAAAGTTTGGCAGGTCGTTTACGTCAACAATTAACCCGTCTACAGGTGGATGTCTCCCGTTTCTTGGAAGGCCGTTCCCTGGAATCCTTAAACTCGGATGAGGTGTATGTTTTAGCCAAGATTCTCCCCGGATTTACAGGAGATAAGCGTCTAGAAGCCTATAAAGGGATTTTACGCGATTCCTTGGAAGAAGGCTACGTCAACAGTTCCAGTAGCTTAGAAGTGTTGCGTCAGATGCGCGAAGAATTGGGGGTCAGTGAACAGGAACACTTGACCATTTTGACCGAATTAGGCGTAGAAGACCCGGATTTATTCGATCCGAACCAACAACGGAGCCGAGAAAATCAACTACGGATGCAAAGCTTACGCTCTCGCATTCGAGGAATGGTCGGGGGTGGAAAACGCCGACGGGGAGCCCAAGGGTTAGCCAAAGACCTGTTTAAAGTGGTTAAGAAGGAGAAATCCATCGGGGATGTTATTGAAAAAGAAGGAACGGTGCGATCGCTGTCCCAACAATACGGGTTAACCCTCGAAGAAGAAGCCCAAATTCTGGCGGATTTAGACGAAGACTCTCAAATCCTCCGTCGGGGTAATATTCTCCTTGAACAACTCAACAACCTACGGGAACAAGAATTAGCTCTCCTAAACCCCCCGTCGAGTTTGCACTCTCCCCACCTACGGACGGGATTACAAATTTTACGGTCTACTGTCGCTCAAAAGCAGCGCGTCATTGCTAAAGGGGTACTCAGTATTCTTGAAGAATTGGAGACGGGAACCGAAGCAACTCGCTTTGCCTTAGCTTTGGCTAGTTTAACCCACCATGTTTTACCTGAATTATTGGAAAATGGTGATCCGTTGTGGGAAGATCGCCTTGATGGGACGATTTTCTCCCGCATGGAAGAACAACTCAAGCAAACCGATGATCAATCGACTCAGGTTGAGGATACGGTGATGGTAGGCTATTTGGAGGCGTTATTTACCGAACCCGATTCGTTAACTAAAGCAGTTAGTCTGTATCTCTTAGCCAAAGTCAACCAGGAACGGGCACAACAACAAGCGCGTCAATTATTAGAGAGTCAGTTGATGTTAAATACCCTCTTAAAAGAAACCGCACAACAGATTCTGCAAACGTCTGAGGAGAAAGAGTCTATTACCCCCCTCGAAAAACTCTTGTATCTGTCGAGTTACGAGTTATTAATGGGGTTAAAAGCGGAAAGCTTGATGAATTTAGCCTATCAAGTTTCCTTGAAGGAATACGAGCGATCGCAGGTTATCTTAGAACAAGGAGAAATCTCTAAAGACCTCTTTTTGTTACTACGCGGCAAGTTAGAAGCGAAGCATCGCTTAGAAGATGGGGAGGTCGAGACAGAGGAAGTCGTCCCGGTGGTTCCTTTAAATGAGTTAGAAGTCTTAGGAAGAATGGAAACCGACTCTACCTATACTGTAACCTCTGCTAAAGCGTCTCTGTTGGCGATCGAAGTAGCCATGTTTGACTCGCTTCTATCTCAAGATACTGCTTTCTCTCGTCAAGTGATCGAGCAAGAAAGCCGTCGCTTACAACAGTTAAGCAGCTAAAGACCAATCAGTTAGCCTAAAATTAACGCGGGTAATAAAATACCCGCGTTTTTCATGACTTTGTG is part of the Rippkaea orientalis PCC 8801 genome and harbors:
- a CDS encoding 4Fe-4S binding protein, translated to MLAKIPEKQMHIVRSILAGGWLLLICSLFYDPISPWLTYPDSTWSPFRLNPNACIQVQGQCLPQEPYPMGASLFWGLIVPTGVFVLLVFGHEFWRRICPLSFFSQLARRLGKQRQRKRVNAETGQVRYELVKIKHDSWLGQNYIKVQMGLLYVGVCGRILFYDSMRPVLGSFLLFSIGAAILVGYLYGGKSWCQYFCPMAPVQEFYSEPRGLLNSIAHEGQSGVITQSMCRQINEDGTESSACVACHSPCVDIDAERAYWDRMKRPDYKLLYYSYAGLVVGFFSYYYLYSGNWNYLLSGAWTRHENQLNLLFTPGFYFFGTPIPIPRLVAAPLTIAVSMAVAYYIGRYLEKFYITYQRRRSPNIAPLQLQHEIFTLTTFWVFNFFFIFAGRSYISKLPIQLQYLFNITVVVVSTLWLYRTWGRTNDRYSRESLAGRLRQQLTRLQVDVSRFLEGRSLESLNSDEVYVLAKILPGFTGDKRLEAYKGILRDSLEEGYVNSSSSLEVLRQMREELGVSEQEHLTILTELGVEDPDLFDPNQQRSRENQLRMQSLRSRIRGMVGGGKRRRGAQGLAKDLFKVVKKEKSIGDVIEKEGTVRSLSQQYGLTLEEEAQILADLDEDSQILRRGNILLEQLNNLREQELALLNPPSSLHSPHLRTGLQILRSTVAQKQRVIAKGVLSILEELETGTEATRFALALASLTHHVLPELLENGDPLWEDRLDGTIFSRMEEQLKQTDDQSTQVEDTVMVGYLEALFTEPDSLTKAVSLYLLAKVNQERAQQQARQLLESQLMLNTLLKETAQQILQTSEEKESITPLEKLLYLSSYELLMGLKAESLMNLAYQVSLKEYERSQVILEQGEISKDLFLLLRGKLEAKHRLEDGEVETEEVVPVVPLNELEVLGRMETDSTYTVTSAKASLLAIEVAMFDSLLSQDTAFSRQVIEQESRRLQQLSS
- a CDS encoding AsnC family transcriptional regulator codes for the protein MTKFYENQESESSGLSFSDLQQLGEEEKSLINWLRRSGKKSLPEIAEKLSKDENSALALITPLVDQGFIKEVPGNPDGYQVKQPQRRKQTAIGLIGKKKSKPPEDSATDDAAEDQ
- a CDS encoding MinD/ParA family ATP-binding protein codes for the protein MTNIVSIHSYRGGTGKSNTTANIATTMAMLGKRVAMVDTDIQSPGIHVLFELDESKIKKTLNDYLWHEGCKAQEISYDVSYILEDVPDEMKTPGGEIFLIPSSMKSEDIATILSEGYDVERLQEGFYEISESLELDYLFVDTHPGMNEETLLSIGLSETLVIILRPDQQDYLGTAVMVEVAKELEVPQMLLVINKALPDFDFGVLKDKVTETYNIPVAGVMPLSTDMLRLGSQGLFCLKFPDHTLSKEFRNIVSHIN